The proteins below come from a single Cricetulus griseus strain 17A/GY chromosome 6, alternate assembly CriGri-PICRH-1.0, whole genome shotgun sequence genomic window:
- the Fam163b gene encoding protein FAM163B, with translation MTAGTVVITGGILATVILLCIIAVLCYCRLQYYCCKKDESEEDEEEPDFAVHSHLPPLHSNRNLVLTNGPALYPAATTSFSQKSPQARALCRSCSHYEPPTFFLQEPEDDDFEAVRNGGGRVAYKSISQEDVELPPATFGGLQALNPNRLSAMREAFSRSRSVSTDV, from the exons ATGACAGCCGGGACTGTGGTCATCACTGGGGGCATCTTGGCAACTGTGATTCTGCTCTGCATCATCGCAGTTCTGTGCTACTGTCGTCTCCAG TATTACTGCTGCAAGAAGGACGAATccgaggaggacgaggaggagccTGACTTCGCTGTGCACTCACACCTGCCACCCCTGCATTCCAACCGCAACCTTGTGTTGACCAACGGGCCTGCTCTCTACCCGGCTGCCACCACCTCTTTCAGCCAGAAGTCCCCACAGGCCCGAGCCCTCTGCCGCAGCTGCTCCCACTACGAGCCGCCCACCTTCTTCCTGCAGGAGCCAGAGGACGACGACTTTGAGGCTGTTCGCAACGGTGGGGGCCGAGTGGCCTACAAAAGCATCAGCCAGGAGGATGTGGAGCTGCCCCCAGCGACCTTTGGGGGCCTACAGGCACTCAACCCCAACCGCCTCTCTGCCATGCGTGAGGCCTTTTCCAGAAGCCGCAGCGTGAGCACCGACGTGTGA